A single region of the Lotus japonicus ecotype B-129 chromosome 4, LjGifu_v1.2 genome encodes:
- the LOC130713995 gene encoding protein PLASTID REDOX INSENSITIVE 2, chloroplastic-like: MLLFTPSLLSGCISTVTLSPPAKTFPSNTLILPHHCFRLSSSSLFVKLRPSFALRDSLTTHKKHVYPDPSPEFAESETQKFRIELFQKLSQDEDEFGDHLHAVIDVCAQIFNEFLQKEYGGPGTLLVEPFTDMLVALKKKKLPGAPLAARASLLWAQNYVDHDWEVRNSKPE, encoded by the exons ATGCTGCTTTTCACTCCGTCTCTCCTATCCGGGTGTATCTCAACGGTTACTCTTTCTCCTCCTGCAAAAACATTTCCCTCGAATACTCTTATTCTGCCCCACCACTGTTTTCGACTCTCTTCTTCGTCTCTCTTCGTGAAACTTCGACCCAGTTTCGCTCTCCGAGATTCACTCACCACCCATAAGAAGCACGTTTACCCTGACCCAAGTCCAGAATTTGCAGAGTCT GAGACCCAGAAGTTCAGAATTGAGCTATTCCAGAAGCTTTCGCAAGACGAGGACGAGTTCGGGGATCACCTTCATGCGGTTATAGACGTATGCGCTCAG ATTTTTAATGAGTTCTTACAAAAGGAGTATGGAGGTCCTGGTACATTGTTGGTGGAGCCATTCACAGATATGTTGGTTGCtctaaagaagaagaaattacCAGGAGCACCACTGGCTGCAAGAGCGTCACTATTATGGGCACAAAATTATGTTGACCATGATTGGGAAGTAAGGAACTCAAAACCAGAATAA